A region of the Pseudarthrobacter oxydans genome:
CCGGCCATCTTTTACGGCCTGGGCGTGACGGAACACCTCCACGGCACGGACGGTGTCCGGACGCTGTCCAACCTTGCCCTCCTGCGGGGCGCCGTGGGCCCGGGTGCAGGAGGAGGGGTGAACCCGCTGCGCGGCCAGAACAACGTTCAGGGTGCTTCCGACATGGGCGCCCTGCCGGACCTGCTGCCGGGTTACCAGAAGGTCCTGGACCCTGCGGCCAGGGCCCGGTGCGCCGGGACCTGGCGGGTCGATGTGCCGCCCCTGCCAGGGCTTAGGATCCCGCAGATGTTCGATGCTGCCCGGGCAGGGTCGCTGCAGGCGTTGTGGGTCATAGGCGAGGACGTTCTCACCACGGACCCTGACAGCACGGCCGTGCGGGCGGCCCTGGAGGCGTGCCCGCTGGTGATCTGCAACGACCTGTTCCTCTCCGCGACGACCGCCGCAGCCGACGTCGTCTTCCCCGTGGCCGCCTGGCTGGAAAAGGACGGCACATTCGTCAACTTCGACAGGCGTTTCCAGCGGGTAAGGCAGGCAGTGGAGCCCCCGGCCGGCGTCCGCACCGACTTTGCGGTGCTGCATGCGGTTGCAGGCAGGATGGGCGCGGACCTTGGCTGCGCCACACCGGCTGAAGCCATGGCCGAATGCGCTGCCGTGGCGCCGCTGTTTGGCGGTATCTCGCACCCCCGCCTGGACCGCGAAGGGCCTCTGCACTGGCCGTGCGGGTCCGCCGACTCGGCGGGAACCCCCCGGTTGTACCAGGAGAGGTTTGCCACCCCGGACGGGCTGGCCCACCTGGCAGCGAGGAACTACCTGCCCCCGGGCGAACAATGCGACGCCGAGTTTCCGTTCCTGCTGATCACCGGGCGCAGGGGGGAGCACTATAACTCCGGAAGTATGACCCGGCGGACCGGCAACCTGCGCCTGAGCGCAGACGAGACGGTGGACATCGAGCCCGGGGATGCCGCCGCCCTGGGACTGAACGACGGCGATCCGGTCCGGCTGGGCAGCAGGCACGGGTCGGCGGTCCTTCAGGCCAGGATCACCGACGAGGTGGAACCGGGCCAGGTGTTCGCCGGCTTCCATTTTCCCGGCGCATCGGTCAATAGCCTCACCTCCAGGGTGGAGGACGAGGTGACCGGATGTCCCGAATACAAGCTGACGGCAGTCCGCCTGTCCAGGTCCTGATGACAGTGCGGACTGCCCGGCCGAACGCAGGCTAGGACGCGCGGTTCTTCGCGAGGAACCTGCGCAGGACGGTGGCCGTCAGCCAGGTGACCAGGCTGCAGGCCGCGGCGCCCCAAAGGATGTCCGTTACGGCGACGATTGCGGTGAAGTCCTTGAGCACGGCAAACGCCGTCAGTGCCCAGGTGGCGTAGGTGAAGAAGCCGAACAGCGCCGCGCCCGTGACCCGCTGCCGCATCGTTGCGTGCGCGTCGTTGGGGCGGACGCCGTAGTGCACCATCCCTGCGACAAAAATGAGGTAAAAGGCCACGGCTCCGGCAGCGTTGGGCCTGGGGGCAATCAGGTGGCCGATCTGGCTTTGGTAGAGGTTGCTCGCCACGAAGCTGATCCAGACGAGGTCCAGCACAGCGAAGATCACGGCGGTGACCGCGTAGGACAGCAGCCATCTCTTGGTCCGGGTGTTCATGCTTGGCTCCTTGACTCGGCGTAGAGGTTCTCCACGATGTGGCGGGCGCGTTCGGTGAACGCGGTGCGTTTGAGTTTCATGGTGGACGTGACCATTCCGTTGGCCTCGCTGAGGTCGGCCAGGAGCAGCACGAACTTGCGCACCTGCTCGGAGCGGGCCAGCTTTGCGTTGGCGGCACTGACCGCCTTGCCGATGGTGCTGAGGAGGCGCGCGTCCTCTATCTGGACGGCGCCTCCGTCGTCCGGGATCCGCAGCCCGGCGAGATCGTTGATGCCCTCGCGCTCGGCCCACGC
Encoded here:
- a CDS encoding DUF2177 family protein gives rise to the protein MNTRTKRWLLSYAVTAVIFAVLDLVWISFVASNLYQSQIGHLIAPRPNAAGAVAFYLIFVAGMVHYGVRPNDAHATMRQRVTGAALFGFFTYATWALTAFAVLKDFTAIVAVTDILWGAAACSLVTWLTATVLRRFLAKNRAS